A genomic window from Quercus lobata isolate SW786 chromosome 10, ValleyOak3.0 Primary Assembly, whole genome shotgun sequence includes:
- the LOC115963201 gene encoding uncharacterized protein LOC115963201 has translation MHCGLHMTKTDTQKVSEEGKDSLSRKFQQELGFSTSLEDRGVFSIARCPILTFLTLESDGHWRIFAVPLRCPDHTNHMGSGVQVNMDSLHMVSPPSISSYRDRQNVWKGPPADGTYSVDSYTTRSFPGSNVQRQSRNKALTNKATKLNELSNNSSHQNSFICSNSPGLNRNGSKANSSSDLPIDSSQLDKAVKRNSRKKARKKKKQSMKLLSDSGSTELEVLSEEYAHGSPTSETCGNTDLGHRDGPLSSDNLFQTKDSIFDGVEHTHCVQISCYDDMYSKGLSDMHDSLVLDSVSVGSNSDDNIHAVHDVQQSENESFGISVSEPPGFNSSKECLSHQSSLNCVVDTKDHTERKKCGSQVGSCSDMQVVLPGKRGRQNKTSPTSSSVHRFGSVRNMHGRTGKENNHSIWQKVQRNEASGCNGEMKKVSPVCSQIDVTLKEAPLLKGISNDDVTLLSKSVDKKHLKGKISRKLKRKDIPATKQDYGYSRKGSQIDKASSNCCPKIIMQQNEIKDFSSWLNDQTGLSCASRSCSQSNRAENMTSESVYSTQVHPDELEPPECNTVSSTDNCTTGNQESSLPKSCDSDQSNLLEVKFPVYLPHLLVNEVGPVQKEISLAEYNKPSHGIGSISQRWIPIGMKDPGFTSSARSDCSSMDYSDVPAAELKNTVERKTASSSQNLVSSLNGVMCRGKNSGDLSSHEDEGHTQKLGSQDACTLKEHNNKHVAGNCFTVESKDQHAFETNSYKIAQAVNNSCRAQLASEAVQMATGSPIAEIERLLHFSSPVVCQSSSLIGCQTCLRDQVGGVSLCRHEIPNVPLRCLWQWYERHGSYGLEIRAEDHENMKRLGVDCFAFCAYFVPYLSAVQLFRNHKNHPIDTSKKKPCIDVQEACETSETLEKPSIFSVLFPRPRTKDTGDLLLVNQVHGSEQSPASDEDDDTVQSVDMTCSRDLEPLFEYFESEQPQQRLPLYEKIRELVRGDGPSHCKVYGDSTKLDSINLQDLHPSSWYSVAWYPIYRIPDGNFHAAFLTYHSLGHLVRRSAKFDKPSPDACIVSPVVGLQSYSAQGECWFRLRQSVLRQTAETAGLKPFGILKERLRTLEETASLMARAVVNKGNMTSINRHPDYEFFLSRRR, from the exons ATGCATTGTGGCCTTCATATGACCAAGACTGATACTCAGAAAGTTTCAGAGGAAGGAAAAGACTCCTTATCAAGAAAATTTCAACAAGAACTTGGTTTTAGCACTTCTTTAGAG GATCGTGGAGTGTTTTCTATTGCAAG GTGTCCTATTCTTACATTTCTTACCCTTGAATCTGATGGACACTGGAGGATTTTTGCAGTACCGCTGCGATGTCCAGATCATACTAATCACATGGGATCTGGAGTTCAGGTAAATATGGACAGTCTGCACATGGTTTCTCCGCCATCTATTAGTTCATACAGGGATCGACAAAATGTGTGGAAAGGACCTCCAGCTGATGGTACTTACTCTGTGGATTCATATACAACCAGAAGCTTTCCTGGGTCAAATGTGCAACGACAATCTCGAAACAAGGCCTTGACAAATAAAGCAACTAAATTGAATGAGCTTTCCAACAATTCTTCTCATCAGAATTCGTTTATCTGCAGCAACTCCCCAGGCTTGAACCGAAATGGCTCAAAGGCTAATAGTTCATCTGATCTGCCTATTGACAGTTCTCAACTAGACAAGGCTGTAAAgagaaattcaagaaaaaaggctagaaagaagaagaaacagagTATGAAGCTTTTGAGTGACTCTGGCTCTACTGAATTGGAAGTCCTCTCTGAGGAATATGCCCATGGAAGTCCAACTTCTGAAACCTGTGGTAATACTGATTTGGGTCATAGGGATGGACCATTATCATCAGACAATCTGTTTCAAACCAAAGATTCCATCTTTGATGGAGTGGAGCATACACATTGTGTACAGATTAGCTGTTATGATGATATGTATTCCAAAGGTTTGTCTGATATGCATGACTCCTTAGTGTTGGATTCAGTTTCTGTTGGTTCAAACAGTGATGATAACATTCACGCTGTTCATGATGTACAGCAATCTGAAAATGAAAGTTTCGGAATTAGTGTTTCTGAACCACCAGGTTTTAATTCCAGTAAGGAATGTCTCTCTCATCAAAGCTCATTAAATTGTGTTGTGGATACCAAAGATCACACCGAGAGAAAAAAATGTGGTAGTCAAGTTGGTAGCTGTAGTGATATGCAAGTGGTTTTACCTGGCAAGAGAGGCAGGCAAAACAAAACATCCCCCACCAGTTCAAGTGTCCACAGATTTGGAAGTGTAAGAAATATGCATGGCCGTACAGGGAAAGAAAACAATCATTCTATATGGCAAAAGGTTCAGAGGAATGAGGCCAGTGGATGCAATGGGGAAATGAAGAAAGTTAGTCCAGTTTGCTCACAGATTGATGTCACATTGAAAGAGGCTCCTTTGCTTAAAGGAATTTCTAATGATGATGTGACTTTGTTATCAAAAAGTGTAGATAAGAAACatttaaaaggtaaaatttctaggaagttgaaaagaaaagatattcCAGCTACAAAACAAGACTATGGTTATTCCAGGAAGGGTTCTCAAATTGATAAGGCCAGCTCAAACTGTTGTCCAAAAATTATTATGCAACAGAATGAAATAAAAGATTTCTCATCTTGGCTGAATGATCAAACAGGATTGAGCTGTGCTTCAAGATCTTGTTCTCAGAGCAACAGAGCTGAAAATATGACATCCGAATCTGTTTACAGCACACAAGTACATCCAGATGAGTTGGAGCCACCTGAATGTAACACTGTTTCTAGTACCGACAATTGTACTACAGGAAATCAGGAAAGCTCATTACCAAAATCATGTGACTCAGATCAGTCAAATCTGCTTGAGGTGAAGTTTCCCGTGTACCTTCCTCATCTTTTAGTTAATGAAGTTGGCCCAGTTCAGAAAGAAATTTCTCTTGCGGAATACAATAAGCCAAGCCACGGTATTGGATCTATTTCACAGAGATGGATACCAATTGGGATGAAGGATCCTGGCTTTACCAGCTCTGCTAGATCTGACTGCTCATCAATGGATTATTCTGATGTGCCAGCTGCTGAATTGAAAAACACTGTCGAACGTAAAACGGCTTCCAGTTCTCAAAATCTTGTTTCTTCATTAAATGGAGTAATGTGCAGGGGTAAGAACTCAGGAGATCTAAGTTCTCATGAAGATGAGGGTCATACTCAGAAATTGGGCAGTCAAGATGCATGCACACTTAAAGAGCATAATAACAAGCATGTTGCAGGTAACTGCTTCACTGTTGAATCAAAAGATCAACATGCATTTGAAACCAACTCATATAAGATTGCACAGGCAGTGAATAATTCCTGTAGGGCACAACTAGCATCTGAAGCTGTTCAAATGGCCACTGGTTCTCCAATTGCTGAAATTGAAAgacttcttcatttttcttctccagTTGTTTGTCAATCTTCCAGTTTGATAGGCTGCCAGACATGCTTGAGGGACCAGGTTGGGGGTGTGTCACTCTGCAGACATGAGATACCTAATGTTCCTTTGAGATGCCTGTGGCAGTGGTATGAGAGACACGGGAGCTACGGATTAGAAATAAGGGCAGAGGATCATGAAAATATGAAGAGATTGGGTGTTGATTGTTTTGCTTTTTGTGCTTATTTTGTCCCTTATCTGTCAGCAGTTCAGCTTTTCAGAAACCATAAAAATCATCCTATTGATACTagcaaaaaaaaaccttgtattGATGTTCAGGAGGCATGTGAGACTAGTGAAACATTGGAAAAACCGTCAATTTTTTCAGTACTTTTTCCACGGCCTCGCACAAAAGACACAGGTGATTTGCTGCTTGTAAATCAGGTGCATGGTTCAGAACAATCTCCAGCTTCTGATGAAGATGATGACACTGTTCAATCAGTTGACATGACATGTTCCAGAGATCTTGAGCCactttttgaatattttgaatctgaaCAGCCCCAGCAAAGACTGCCCTTATATGAGAA GATTAGAGAGCTGGTTAGAGGTGATGGACCTTCACATTGCAAAGTGTATGGGGATTCGACTAAACTAGACTCCATAAATCTACAAGATCTGCACCCCAGTTCGTG GTACTCTGTCGCATGGTATCCAATTTATAGGATTCCGGATGGCAATTTTCATGCAGCATTTTTGACTTACCACTCACTCGGCCATTTAGTTCGTAGAAGTGCCAAATTTGATAAGCCAAGTCCGGATGCTTGTATAGTATCTCCAGTTGTGGGTCTTCAGAGTTACAGTGCTCAG GGTGAATGCTGGTTCCGGCTTAGGCAGTCTGTGCTGAGACAGACAGCAGAAACCGCTGGCTTAAAACCCTTTGGAATCCTGAAGGAGAGGTTGAGGACACTTGAGGAGACAGCATCTCTCATGGCAAGAGCTGTTGTTAACAAAGGAAATATGACCTCCATAAACAGGCATCCTGATTATGAGTTCTTCCTCTCTAGGCGACGATAG